Genomic window (Propionibacteriaceae bacterium ZF39):
CGCCGAAGCTCTCGAGCGCATGGAGAAGGTCGACACAGTCGTCGTCGACAAGACCGGCACCCTCACCGAGGGGAAGCCGGCGGTCACGAAGATCGTGACGGTGGACGCATTCGACGAGGCGGAGTTGCTGGGGCTGGCCGCTGCTGTCGAGCGTGCGTCCGAGCATCCGCTCGCCCGCGCGATCGTCGAAGCCGCAGAGGAGCAGGGGCTCCCGATCGCGAGTGTCGAGGACTTCGATGCGCCTGCAGGCAGGGGCGTCCGTGGGACCGTCGAGGGCCGCGAAGTCCTGGTCGGCACGTCCACGTTCCTGGCAGATGAAGGCATCGACACGACATCGGTGACCGGTGACGTCGAACGGTTGCGGGGTGAAGGGGCGACGGTGGTGTACGCCGCAGTGGCCGGGCGGTTGGCCGGCGTGCTCGCTATCGCCGACCGCGTGAAGGACACCACGCCAGAAGCGGTCAAGGCGCTCCACGCCGAGGGCATCGAGGTCGTCATGCTCACCGGCGACAACGCGACCACTGCACAGGCCGTCGCCGAACGGCTCGGGATCGACCGGGTCGAGGCCGAGGTCATGCCGGATCAGAAGGCCGAGGTCGTGCAGCGGCTGCGCTCGGAGGGCAAGGTCGTCGCGATGGCCGGTGACGGCGTGAACGATGCCCCCGCGCTCGCGGCTGCGGATGTCGGCCTGGCCATGTCGTCCGGCACGGATGTCGCGATCGAGTCCGCCGGGGTGACTCTCCTGCGGGGTGACCTCAACGGCATCGTCAAGGCGCGCCGGCTGTCGGAGAAGACCATGCGCAACATCCGGCAGAACCTGGGGTTTGCGTTCGTCTACAACGCCGCGGGTATCCCGATCGCGGCCGGTGTGCTCTATCCGTTCACGGGGCTGCTGCTGTCGCCCATGATCGCCGCGGCCGCCATGGCGCTGTCGTCCGTCTCTGTGATCGCCAACTCCCTGCGGCTGCGGGCGCAGAATCTGGGCTGATTTTCAGCTTCCACTAACCCCTTCAGCTCCCGTTGACGTCTTGAGCTTGCGCCCCATCTCGATCAGCTTGTCCTCGCGTCTCCAGCGCCCCGTGCACCGGGGGCGGAGTCGGCGAGGACAGGCTGGGTGGAATTCGGCCCCGAGGAAGCACTAGCTCAAGCGGCGAACGGGCGCTGACTGACGTGAACACAAGCTGAACGGCGGCTTTCTCCCGCATTTTCGCGTTTCCGGCGGGTTCGGCAGCGCTGGTACGCCTGCACCGCGGGAGAGCAAGCTGAACGGCCCCTTGGTCGACCACCACCAGCGCAGACGTCGGTCTGTTGCGGGAATCCACGCACCGGGCATTCGACCTCGCTCGGGTGGGGGCGACCGAAGGGTTGGTTACGGTGTCCTGCATGGCAGTGATCGACCCTGGCCACCCGATCCGGGTGGCTCGCCCCAGCCGCAGCCTGGAGCGCGCCGAGCGGTTCTGGTGCCACGGAGCCGGGCTTGAAGTGCTGTGGCGATCGGGTGCCGAGGTCGAGGGGGACCATGCGCTGCTCATGGTCGGCCAGCCCGGCGCGTCCTGGCGAAAGACATCGACGCAGCCTGTCGCATTCACGGCGATTTCACGCTGAGAAGTGGTCTGCGCGCCACCGAGTACTTCGACAAGTACCGCTTCGAGGGCGACCCGGCCCTGCTGCGTCGAGTGGCTGAGCAGATGGTCCGGCTGCTCCCCGCCGACACCGAGGTCCTGGGCGGGCTCGAACTCGGCGGCGTACCGATTGCCACGATGGTGAGCGCGATGACCGACCTGCCCGCCGTGTTCGTTCGCAAGGAGGCGAAGACCTATGGCACTCGCCGACTGGCTGAAGGGCCTGACTTCGCGGGCCGCGCGATCACTCTGATCGAGGACATCATCACCACGGGAGGAGCAGTCCGGGCCGCGGCGCTGGCTCTCCGTGCCCGTGACTCCACCGTGCACACTGTCGTGTGCGCCATTGACAGGTCCGAACCGGGAGCCAACACGCTCCACGAGGTCGGAGTGAGAACCGTATCGGTGCTCACCAAAGCGGATCTGGACGCGGACTCTCGCTGACCTCTCCGCCGGCCGTCCGGGACGTGACCCTGACGACTATTCCCGCCAGCCGCCGAGAACAGTGCCCCGCGCCACTTCGATGCGGACGGCCAGGTCGAGGTCGGCCTGCTCGCCGTCGGCCAGGGTGAGCTTCCAGGTCACCTCGCCCAGATCGTCGACCGTCGCGGATGGCGTGGTCCTGACGTCGCGCACTGTAATGCCCGGCACCTGGGAGACGGGGGCCTGGTCGATGACCGTGATGCGGATCGGTGCGCCGCTGTAGTTGCCCACCGTCGTCCGCCAGCGTCCCTCGTGACGGGCGGCCGAACCGAGAATGGCCTTGTCGGCGTGGCGTCCGGTCAATTCGCGCTTCACGCGGATCCGGTCGTCCAGACCCAGAGCGAGTTCGACCTTCTCATTCGGCGCGAGCGACTCCAGGTCGGTCACGCCCACGAACTCGGTGCCGTGGAAC
Coding sequences:
- a CDS encoding phosphoribosyltransferase family protein, with translation MRATEYFDKYRFEGDPALLRRVAEQMVRLLPADTEVLGGLELGGVPIATMVSAMTDLPAVFVRKEAKTYGTRRLAEGPDFAGRAITLIEDIITTGGAVRAAALALRARDSTVHTVVCAIDRSEPGANTLHEVGVRTVSVLTKADLDADSR